Genomic segment of Arcobacter sp. LA11:
AAGGTAAAGAATATTATCAAAGACTTTGCTGAACCTTTTTAAATTCTTTTTATTTAGTGAAATAGTGTGCATGACCTTCCTTTAATTCGTATCTATTACTTATTTTAATAAATGAGACTAGATGTCAAAAATAATTTAATTGATTGTCTCTAATTGTAGTTTTATCTTTTTCTATAACCCAATCAAACTGTGTTTGTGACGAGTACGTCTATCCTGCTAATAGAAATTCTTAAAAATTTGATTTAATCACTTACCTTGCACTTGTTAATTTATATAATGGTACAAATGTAAAATGTTAGGTTTGGAAATTGATATGAATAAAGATTTATTAAAAGAGTATTTAAAAGATGCAGGTTTTGATTACCATACAAAGAAATTAAAACAAGCAGAGTATGCAAAGAATATTGTATTTAAAGGTAAGAATAGGACTTATACCCTTGAAGAAGTAAATGACTATAAACGTAAAACAAAACCACGTCTTGTAAATAATGAAAGTAGCTCAGTTCATAGACATATAATGGATAACCATAAATTAGCTATTTTTCAAATTCGAACAATAAACCCTAAATTTAATATACCTTCAAATGTTTTATCAGTTAAAGAGATTGATAGACATTTAAAATTACAGTATCAACAGTTTATGAACTATTTTGATTATATGAATAATTTTAAAATTGATGGTAATAGGTTGAATAAGCAATATGTGTGGATTTTAGAATTAAGTAAAGCATTAAATATCCATTCTAATTCTATTGATGTTCTAGAAAGTAAATCAGATTTAGAACACTACTTGAAAAGTATAATATATTCTAAAAATAAGAACAATATTGGAAAAATTCAACTTATTATTACAGAATATACTTTGAAGCATTTAGAAAGACTATTTAAAGATTTAAAAATAAGAGTTAAAAATAAATATATACAATTATCTCTAAAAAAAATTGGAGAAAAGTTCTATATAAAAGGAATGGGAGGTAAAGTTGAAGAAGGAATTTATTTTAAACTACTTACAAAAGAGAAAAACTCAAAGCTAAAACTAATAAAGTATTTTTATAAAAATATATTGAAAGAACGCAAACAAAAGCCTACAAAGGAACATTTTATTTTTGGAAGGTTGGGTTTTAGGATTAAGCAATTTAGTAAAGACTTTTTTAATCGAAAAGTTAAAAAGTATATTTTATATAGAACTAATAATAAGCTATTCTCTATGATTAAGAATAAAAATAAAGATATTCAATTAACTCCAAGTATAAAAGATTTAAAAACATTTCTTTTTTATAGTGCTTCACTTTTTAGGAAACAATTTTTAAGATATGAAAATTATGAGAATATGAAGTTTGTATATTATTTGAAGAATAAGAAGTTTGATACAAAATGGGTTGAGATAGTTAATCTAAATACCTATGAAAAAGGAGGTTTTTTGGAGAGTTTTTCAAGTAATGGAGATATTTATAGGGAAGAAGATTTTTTAGGTAAATACGATAGAAATATTAAACAGTTTTTTAAAGAATTAACAATTAAAAATATATTAACAAGAGATTCTTTTCTTGAAAACTATAAATCAAAAGAGTTTTATATGAAAAGATTAATCTCAAAATTATGGGTAGGGTACTTGGAGTACTTACATTATTGCGTCAGAAGAATCGGACTTAATGAATATATGGAAGAGTTAATTAGAAATAAATGTAGACTTTCAATAAGAGTAGATATTTTTGAGAATTTTTAAGTGTAAAGTTTGAGTTCTATTCCAATTGGACAATGATCTGAACCTTCAATCTCATCTAAAATAAATGCATTTAATAATGAATCTTTTAAATCTTCAGAAATGAATATATAATCAATTCTCCATCCTTCATTTTTTTCTCGTCCTTTTGAGCGATATGACCACCAAGTATAAGCTTCATTTTTTTCTCCATGTATATATCTATATGTATCTATATATCCTTTCTTTACAAATTTATCCATACAAAAACGTTCTTTATCTGAAAAACCTGACTTATCATATATCTTACTTTTTTTTAAATCAATATCTCTATGTGCAATATTGAAGTCTCCACAAATTATAATAGATTTGCCTTCTTTCCTAAGTTTTTCACAATATTTGTAAAATTTATTAAAAAATTTTATTTTAAAGTTTAATCTAGTTTTAGAAGTTTTACCATTAGGGAAATATACATTAAAGATAATAATGTCATTATAATGATGTTCAATTATTCTACCCTCAGAATTTGAATCAACAAATTCACAAAAGTTAGAGTTAGAGAGAGGTATATTAGAGTATGTCAATGTTCCTGATAAGCCTTTATTTTTACCACTATT
This window contains:
- a CDS encoding exodeoxyribonuclease III is translated as MSIKIYSWNVNGIRALSKKNVLEWIEYIKPDILCFQEIKAIEKEVPSNINKGYTFSIVNSGKNKGLSGTLTYSNIPLSNSNFCEFVDSNSEGRIIEHHYNDIIIFNVYFPNGKTSKTRLNFKIKFFNKFYKYCEKLRKEGKSIIICGDFNIAHRDIDLKKSKIYDKSGFSDKERFCMDKFVKKGYIDTYRYIHGEKNEAYTWWSYRSKGREKNEGWRIDYIFISEDLKDSLLNAFILDEIEGSDHCPIGIELKLYT